CCCACCGCACACCCCTGGAGATGGTGGAGTTCGCCCAAGCCGCCGCCGGCCGCGGCTTCAAGGTGATCATCGCGGGGGCCGGCGGCGCCGCCCACCTGCCGGGGATGGTTGCCTCCTTGACGGTGTTGCCCGTGATCGGCGTGCCGGTCCAGACCCGGGCCCTCTCCGGCGTGGATTCCCTGCACTCGATCGTGCAGATGCCGGCCGGGATCCCGGTGGCCACGGTGGCCATCGGCAATGGCGCCAACGCCGGCCTGCTGGC
This DNA window, taken from Synechococcus sp. LTW-R, encodes the following:
- the purE gene encoding 5-(carboxyamino)imidazole ribonucleotide mutase — translated: MSDAALVAVVMGSDSDLPTMQPAVEMLQRLGVEAEVRVLSAHRTPLEMVEFAQAAAGRGFKVIIAGAGGAAHLPGMVASLTVLPVIGVPVQTRALSGVDSLHSIVQMPAGIPVATVAIGNGANAGLLAAQILATADSALATRLAEYRQSLHDQVAAKDARLLELGSAAYLAQM